The genomic segment GGCGGTGGCGATCGCGCGCCAGACAGGCACCAGCATCGTTCTGGCCGATCCCGCGCTGGCCAATCGGCAGGTTCCGGCCATCAAGGGGAAATATTCGCCGTCCGAGGCAGTGAAGAAGCTGGCAAAGGCACTGGATGCGAAGGCAATTCCGGCCGGCTCGAGCGGCTGGCGACTGGTGCCTGACGCGAAGCCCCGCCGTAGCGCGGCAAGGCCCGCGGCAGGGCGTAAGGCCGGGCCGCGAAAAGCAGCCCCGCCGCCTCGTCAAGCCCCGACGCAGGACATCATTGTGATCGGCTCCAAGCGGGATATGGAGCTTTCGCTCTATCCCGGCGCAGTGGAGATGATCGACGGCAAGGATCTGACCTTTGGCGGCACAGGCGGCACGGAAAAGATCATCGAGCGAGCGCCGACTGTTTCCTCCACCCATCTCGGCAGCGGGCGCAACAAGCTGTTCATTCGCGGGATCGCCGATTCCAGCTTCACGGGGCCGACACAGGCCACCGTGGGGCAATATTTCGGCGATCTTCGCCTGAGCTACAATGCGCCGGACCCTGACCTGCGCCTGTCGGACCTTGAACGGGTGGAAATTCTGGAAGGTCCGCAGGGCACGCTTTACGGCGCGGGCGCGCTGGGCGGCATTTTGCGCATGGTGCCCAAGGCGCCGGAAACCGGAGTGACGAGCGGATCGGGCATGATCGGCGGCAGCGCCACGCAGCATGGCGCGCTGGGCGGCGATGCCAGTGCTATGATCAATCTGCCGGTGGGCGAACGAGTGGCACTGCGCGTGGCTGTCGATGCCGAAACGCGCGGCGGCTACATCGACAAACCCCTGCTCGATCGCAAGGATGTGAACCGCACGGATGTGCTGGGCGGGCGCGCTGCCCTGCGCTTCGAAGTGGGGGAGGACTGGACGGTAGACCTGATCGGTATCGGCCAGACCACTTCGGGGCGCGACAGCCAATATGCCGACCGCGACGGCCCGCCGCTGACCCGCGCAGCACGCGTGGGCGAAGGCTTCGATGCCGATTATGCGCAGGGCCAGATCGTCGTCTCGCGCGAGTTCGGCGAAATTCGCTTCAAAAGCTCCACCGGCATTACCGGGCAGGCGCTTGAAGAACGCTATGATGCAACACCTCCCGATGGCGATCCCCGCCTGTTCGTGCAGAAGAACGAGACGGAGATGTTCGCCAATGAAACGCGCATCTGGCAACCGCTAGGCGAGAAGTTCGGCTGGCTGTTGGGCGCCAGCTTCACCAGCAACGATACGAAGCTGACCCGCACGTTGGGCAATCCGGACCTGTTCGCGGCAACCACCGGTGTGCGCAACGCGGTGGACGAGTTCACGCTGTATGGGGAAGCGAGCTATCGTCTGGCCGAAAGCCTTGTCGCCACAGCAGGCGGGCGCTTCACCCATTCCTGGCTGAGCGGCGATGGTGAGGATATTGCCTTTGCCAGCCTGACTGCTGAAAAGGCCGACCTGCTCGCCGCGGTGACAGCCGACCGGAAGGAACAGGCGTTCCTTCCCTCGGCTTCGTTGGTGGCAACGGTGCTGCCAGAGACATCGCTCTATCTGCGTTATCAGGAAGGCTTTCGTCCGGGCGGGCTGGCTATCGCAGGCGACATCGTCACCCGCTTCAAAAACGATCACATCTCCACATTCGAATTCGGCGCCCGGCACGGCAATCCCGGACGCGGGCCGTTCGACCTGGCGGCGAACATCTCCTACACGCGCTGGACTGACATTCAGGCCGATTACATCGACAGTTCCGGTTTCCCTACCACGGCCAATATCGGCGATGGCCACATCTGGTCGGCCAGCTTGAAGGGCAGCGTGGCAGTCACGCCGGAACTCCGGGTCGATGCTGGGCTGACCTACAACGACAGCCGGGTGGACGATCCTTCGCGAATGCTGGACATCTCCTTCGGCACGGCGGTCGGCTCGCCGGTGTTCGGGCCTCCATTGCAGGATGCCAACACCGGTCGGATCAGCCAGGTGCCGAATATCGCGCGCTTCGCCGGGCGGATCGGGTTCAATTA from the Erythrobacter sp. SG61-1L genome contains:
- a CDS encoding TonB-dependent receptor, with the protein product MRRYALLALAALIATPAHARDVAVSAPAGRGGDAAVAIARQTGTSIVLADPALANRQVPAIKGKYSPSEAVKKLAKALDAKAIPAGSSGWRLVPDAKPRRSAARPAAGRKAGPRKAAPPPRQAPTQDIIVIGSKRDMELSLYPGAVEMIDGKDLTFGGTGGTEKIIERAPTVSSTHLGSGRNKLFIRGIADSSFTGPTQATVGQYFGDLRLSYNAPDPDLRLSDLERVEILEGPQGTLYGAGALGGILRMVPKAPETGVTSGSGMIGGSATQHGALGGDASAMINLPVGERVALRVAVDAETRGGYIDKPLLDRKDVNRTDVLGGRAALRFEVGEDWTVDLIGIGQTTSGRDSQYADRDGPPLTRAARVGEGFDADYAQGQIVVSREFGEIRFKSSTGITGQALEERYDATPPDGDPRLFVQKNETEMFANETRIWQPLGEKFGWLLGASFTSNDTKLTRTLGNPDLFAATTGVRNAVDEFTLYGEASYRLAESLVATAGGRFTHSWLSGDGEDIAFASLTAEKADLLAAVTADRKEQAFLPSASLVATVLPETSLYLRYQEGFRPGGLAIAGDIVTRFKNDHISTFEFGARHGNPGRGPFDLAANISYTRWTDIQADYIDSSGFPTTANIGDGHIWSASLKGSVAVTPELRVDAGLTYNDSRVDDPSRMLDISFGTAVGSPVFGPPLQDANTGRISQVPNIARFAGRIGFNYDREIGDDLYLTAQGWANYVGKSRLGVGPELGEEQGDYLDSGLTVRVGNDGMGVTLGVTNLTDEEGNRFALGTPFAIGRDQITPLRPRTVRLGLDAAF